In Nitrospiraceae bacterium, the genomic window CGGTTTCTTTCAGAGCCTGCCCTTTGGCCACCTCAACCGGAATCGTCTCGGACGGATAATACCCGGCGGTGTGATAGACCACATCCCTGCCCTCACAGCCCAGACGCAAGGACTCACCATCGTTGAGATCGCCCTCGACACGCTCAATATTCAGTCCATCAATCGTGAAGGTGTTGCTGGTAGATCGATGCAACACACGAACCTGGTCTCCACGCTCAAGTAGCGCCCGAACCAAATTCGCTCCAAGTTGCCCGGTTCCACCGATGACCAACGATTTCATCTGAAACCCCAATCGAGCAATCCTGAAAATAATCCTCTTTCAAGCAAAACGAAACACCTTCCATTCGTCGTAGAGTTGGGATCCAACGCATACGCATACTTGCACGACTGTAGAAAAGAGATTGTCGAAAAGAAATACAGGAAAACGAACAGTCCTTACTGTCCAAAACCCTGAATGGCGTTCCACGCATCATTGCCTGGTAAACCAAAGGAGGCGGGAGAATCTGCCGTTCGAACCAACGAGAGAGTCATAGGAATCATATTGGAAAAGTCCTGAAAGGTTCCGGTTAAGGTTTTCCCATCATCGGACATCGTGGTTGCAGATTGGCCCATTGTTCCCAACACGGTCCGATAAAAAATAGATAATTGATTGCCTTGCAATTGCCCTTCTCCCTCCGCGGTGACCATGGTTCCCAACACACTGGTGGTCACTTCTCTCATGACCACCCGATCTCCAATTTGTTGCAGGACATAGGACACGGTCGGTTCATTGGGATTTTTCCAAATACCCGTCACATCAACCACGGTGCCTTCCTGGAGGGTCGCGTTCAACTCCCGGCGTTCGCCGGGAAGAAGTTCGACTGTCTTAGACCAAGGTCGATAGCCTTTCTTTTTGACCGCCACCTCGTATTCATCGGGAAGTAGTTGACTCACGACAACTGCTCCCTGTGTGGTGTTTCCGACAAGTTCATCGTCGACAAATACCTCCGCATCCCTGGGAACGGTGGTGACGACCAGCGCGGCCAACCTTTTTCCAGCGGAATCACCCGTATCGGGGGTGTTCCCCGGTGAAATATTTTGGGGTTCGATCCTGACTTGACGGCTGAACCCCGGCCAATTATCAACCGTAAACTGCGCAATTTGAGAAGGCTTGGCATTCCCAAACTGCCGGATAATTTCCACGATGACACCGATGACTTTCCCCCGGTAGAGCAAGGGTCCTCCGGAGTTCCCTTCTTCAACCGCACCGGAAAATTTAAGAATAGGACCGTCAAATCCAGACAGGGTCCCCCGGGTCACCGCCCAGGGATTGCCTCCAATCTGGGGAAACCCGATCACCCGCACTTCTTCGCCCCCGTGCAATTGACTCTGGGTATCCCACTCTAAAATCTGCACGTCATCGGGAAGATCTCCACCCACTTTCAACAGGGCCAACCCTCTGGGATCCCCGCCTTCTTTATTGATCACTTCAGCGACCAATGGTTCTTCTTGATGAGAATAAAAAGTGACGGTGATCGACTGAGGGACTTCGGCCTCTCCCTCAATGACATGTGAGGCAGTCACAATAAACACATGCTTTTTACCCTGTCCGGCGACAAAACCGGTTCCAACCTTTTGCCGGTTTCCGAATTCAGCCGTAACCTTGACCACGCCCTTTTTCAGCATGTCGATATCCACATCGGCCCACGCCGGTGCAGTCGGAAACACCAGAAAAACAAGAAAGCAGATTAGAAAACGGATGAGAGCCATCGGTTAAACCTACATTGTAATGTTGAAATTTACCGCAATCTTGGCACATCTCTCATGAGAATCCAATACCACATTCAAAACCTGAGGATATCAAAACTCGTAATCCTGGTATAAGGTCCGCCCCCGCCCACTGAATAACTTTTCCGCGCATGGGTTTACAGGTTCACACATGGCGCCACAGTTTCTGATAAAGGAGAGGAAATTTAGAGAAGAGGGAAAGGGCAAAAGGTTAGAGGGTAAAGAGTTAGGGGGTATCTTGGGCACAACGAACTCCGAGGTACGCACTTCGTCCCGCCGGATCGGATCTGCCCCGGTAGGCTGAGCGGAGGTTCCTCGGATTTTGGTTCCAGGAACCGCCCCGCAGGACCTTGAACTCCCCGCTCGAAGGGCCCTGAGGATTCTTCTTGGGACTGGCTTGATAATAATCTTCGGCATACCAGTCTACGACCCATTCCCATACATTCCCGGCCATATCGTAGAGCCCCCAGGGATTCGCCTGAAACGACCCGACAGGTGCCGTGTGGGCAAATCCATCAACATAGGTGTCGATGGCCCAGTTTATTCCAAATTCTTCTTTGGCTGATTTGTCCGCAAGATTTGCCACCTGATTGGAAGACCGGGGAAGCTCATCACCCCACCAATAAGAAGTAGTGGTTCCCGCACGCGCGGCATATTCCCACTCGGCTTCTGTCGGAAGACGTTTACCCACTCCCACGCAATAGGCCTTGGCATCCTCCCATGAAATGGACACCACCGGATGTAACTCTCGTCCCGAGGCAAAGACTGATTGCTCCCCTTCCGGTTTCTGCCAACTGGCCCCTGCAATCTCCTTCCATTCTTCTTGGGAGGAATATACCCATGCCTTGCCTTCTTGCTCTGCCATCGTCCTATAGTTGCTGGTCTGTACAAATTGTTGAAATTGTCGATTCGTCACTTCATGCATATCCAGGTAAAAGGCCTTCACGGAGACGTGATGCTGCGGATGTTCATCCTTTTCGCCCTCCCCATCTGGTGACCCCATTTGAAAGGTGCCTTCGGGAATCAACGCCATACCCGCAGGCACTTGTCTCACCTTTTCTGTAAACACTAATTGCCAATTTTTGAGTTCGTACTGGGCAATGACCGAGGGTTTGGCATATTTATAAGAACCCACAATATCCGTGATCAGACCGATGACTCGTCCACCAAACAGTAAGGGGGGCTCCAGAATTCCCCTCTTCCACCGGGCCCGTAAAGATCAAATCCGGTCCCACTAAACCGGTGATCGTCCCTTCTGCCACCGCCCAAGGAATCGGCACCATTCGTGGAAACCCAATCACCGTGGCTTTTTCTCCACCTGCGAACTGGGTTTCAGCATCAAACGTAATTGGTTGAATTCCTGAAGGAAGGTCACCTTCGACCACCAAGGCGGCTAACCCTTTGCGATGACCTCCTTCCATTCCTTTGACGGTCGCGAAATGCGGGTGCGCATCTTGATAAAAGAACACCTGAGGTGAAGGATCTCCCTCAATCACATGTGATGCCGTGGCAATATAGGTTGTATTCCCCTTTATTCCGACAATCACGCCCGTCCCGATCCGATTGGGATTTTTGGCAGTAATCTTCACCACGCCGGCTTTGAGCGAATCCAGATCTTGGGCCATCACAGATTGACTCCACAGAATCATCCCCACCCAAGAGAAAAATACCAAAAGAACCATGCCAGCATGAATTTTCACTAGGGACCAAATATGTATCATTCCTCTGAATCGAAACTAAGGGAGATGAGTTTTCCCATGATCACAGACCACCACATAGATTCCCCTCATTTTAGCGACGTTCCGGTGGAATGTCGTCTTTGTCCCACGTCAAACACCAATCCAACATAGACGTCCCACCGGGACGTCTCTACATTAAGACAGCAAACCGATTCTTTCCGTTCTTGTAGCGACGTGTCGGTGACACGTTCTCTTCGTTTGATAAGGCCTTGTCAGTAACGCCCTTCATCCCCTACAACCCCATCAACTTCCTGACGGGTTCGAACAAGGGACTGTACCGGATGTGATCGAAGAGGGTCGGCCGAAGATTCTGTGGGTTGTCAGGGGTGCCTGTTTTGACATAGCCGGCTTTGCCCTTCAAGTCCACCACCAATTTATGGCTGATCGGGTCAATGCTGATTGAAGTGATTTCAAAATGGGCCAGATGGTCCAAGGTCAGAAACGCATTGGGTTCCATCGGCACCGAGGGCATGCCTTGGGGACTCACATATTCCACCGTTCCTGCAAATCCCTCTGGCGGTTTGCGTTCACCGGTCCCGGGATCCTGCCAGGAAAAGTCTATGGATTGTATCGGCAGGACCGAACTGGAAATCGGTTTCTTGCTTGTGATGTCCTTTTCTTTCATCACCAGGACCAGCACCTCATCCTGCCCAAATAGTTCCATCGTTCCCGGCTTTTTCTCAAAAATAATGTGATAGGTCAGCTCCTGATCCTGGGGAAAAGGAATGGAAAGTTCGGGCGGCGCTTGTAATCCGATTTGAATAAATTGAACGGCATG contains:
- a CDS encoding trypsin-like peptidase domain-containing protein, which translates into the protein MALIRFLICFLVFLVFPTAPAWADVDIDMLKKGVVKVTAEFGNRQKVGTGFVAGQGKKHVFIVTASHVIEGEAEVPQSITVTFYSHQEEPLVAEVINKEGGDPRGLALLKVGGDLPDDVQILEWDTQSQLHGGEEVRVIGFPQIGGNPWAVTRGTLSGFDGPILKFSGAVEEGNSGGPLLYRGKVIGVIVEIIRQFGNAKPSQIAQFTVDNWPGFSRQVRIEPQNISPGNTPDTGDSAGKRLAALVVTTVPRDAEVFVDDELVGNTTQGAVVVSQLLPDEYEVAVKKKGYRPWSKTVELLPGERRELNATLQEGTVVDVTGIWKNPNEPTVSYVLQQIGDRVVMREVTTSVLGTMVTAEGEGQLQGNQLSIFYRTVLGTMGQSATTMSDDGKTLTGTFQDFSNMIPMTLSLVRTADSPASFGLPGNDAWNAIQGFGQ
- a CDS encoding formylglycine-generating enzyme family protein: MGSYKYAKPSVIAQYELKNWQLVFTEKVRQVPAGMALIPEGTFQMGSPDGEGEKDEHPQHHVSVKAFYLDMHEVTNRQFQQFVQTSNYRTMAEQEGKAWVYSSQEEWKEIAGASWQKPEGEQSVFASGRELHPVVSISWEDAKAYCVGVGKRLPTEAEWEYAARAGTTTSYWWGDELPRSSNQVANLADKSAKEEFGINWAIDTYVDGFAHTAPVGSFQANPWGLYDMAGNVWEWVVDWYAEDYYQASPKKNPQGPSSGEFKVLRGGSWNQNPRNLRSAYRGRSDPAGRSAYLGVRCAQDTP
- a CDS encoding trypsin-like peptidase domain-containing protein — its product is MAQDLDSLKAGVVKITAKNPNRIGTGVIVGIKGNTTYIATASHVIEGDPSPQVFFYQDAHPHFATVKGMEGGHRKGLAALVVEGDLPSGIQPITFDAETQFAGGEKATVIGFPRMVPIPWAVAEGTITGLVGPDLIFTGPVEEGNSGAPLTVWWTSHRSDHGYCGFL